In Candidatus Bathyarchaeia archaeon, the following are encoded in one genomic region:
- a CDS encoding ABC transporter permease, which produces MGLKEYVIRRLILVFPIVLGAILLVFAITQMFPAGQRAALYVRSERDIGRLDEFVAKYHLNASALDQFANWFSEVLQGNFGYSRNPYGRGPVLQVMLQKWPATIELAICIAPITILLGVFLGVKSAVYRDKPFDHATRLLSISGYSVPSFWLGMILIAITVALTGWMPIHRVSTEYKNIVSDSSKFTIYTGFYTVDGILNGLVNGRPYGYEVTLDAIKHMILPVIVVTTINVAGLIRLMRSSMLEALTKGYIITARAKGLKRSEVINRHARRNALIPVVTVSGMMVAGLMSGLVITETVFNFSGIGQWAAAAATGVGGAPDVPSIVGFTFFTAFLFIFSNLIVDVLYAYIDPRIRLG; this is translated from the coding sequence ATGGGATTAAAAGAATATGTGATAAGGCGACTAATCCTAGTATTTCCCATAGTTTTAGGCGCAATACTGCTCGTTTTTGCAATTACACAAATGTTCCCAGCTGGTCAAAGAGCCGCATTATACGTAAGAAGCGAAAGAGACATTGGAAGACTTGACGAGTTCGTTGCTAAGTACCATCTAAATGCCTCAGCCCTCGACCAGTTCGCTAACTGGTTCTCGGAAGTTCTTCAGGGAAATTTTGGGTATTCACGAAACCCATATGGAAGAGGACCTGTTCTCCAAGTAATGTTGCAGAAATGGCCTGCCACAATCGAATTAGCGATCTGTATTGCACCTATAACTATACTATTAGGAGTTTTTTTGGGAGTAAAATCCGCCGTATACAGAGATAAACCGTTCGACCACGCAACCCGCCTGTTATCCATAAGCGGTTACTCTGTGCCATCATTTTGGCTTGGCATGATCCTTATCGCTATAACAGTCGCATTAACTGGTTGGATGCCAATACATCGCGTTTCAACAGAATATAAAAACATAGTTTCTGACTCCTCCAAGTTTACAATTTATACCGGATTCTATACAGTTGACGGAATATTGAATGGGCTAGTTAATGGAAGACCATATGGTTACGAGGTAACATTAGACGCAATAAAACACATGATTCTTCCAGTGATTGTAGTAACCACAATTAATGTTGCCGGTTTAATTCGACTAATGCGTTCAAGTATGCTTGAAGCCCTTACTAAGGGCTATATAATTACTGCCAGAGCAAAAGGCCTGAAAAGAAGTGAAGTAATCAATAGACACGCGCGAAGAAATGCTCTAATCCCTGTGGTAACAGTTTCTGGTATGATGGTCGCAGGATTAATGAGCGGCCTTGTAATCACAGAAACTGTCTTCAATTTTAGTGGTATAGGCCAATGGGCAGCGGCGGCAGCAACAGGAGTCGGCGGAGCACCTGATGTACCCTCAATTGTGGGATTCACCTTTTTCACCGCGTTCCTCTTTATCTTCTCAAACCTTATAGTAGATGTTTTATATGCTTATATAGATCCAAGAATCAGGCTGGGATAA
- a CDS encoding ABC transporter permease yields MVFKRSKKDAVKTPSPRIKELKFMLSRVVKSPLSLLGSAIIIFYGVMALMAPVLAPPNPSWDIQGYPGKSPFIIPRVTYTMQPQPPTPQNPFGLTPEGYDIYYGCVWGSITAFRVGVYVVALSLIAGLSIGLVAGYYGGIIDEILMRFTDIIIVFPGLILAMAFAIALPPSLAITLREVLPIASIILLLLTITPLLSRKGIRWTWIILQDATILTLAISILLFTNNLPNITLLSFELTKLDKTLIALVLVGWPGYTRVIRGEVLRVRTEDYIEAAKAAGCSDFRIIMRHILPNAVYPVLILASLDIGSIVLTAAALSFLGIGSDPNFADWGQLVQKSQDWISSGNLLPIWYIWVIPGAFIFGFSLGWNLLGDAIRDILDPTLRRR; encoded by the coding sequence ATGGTCTTTAAGAGATCAAAGAAAGATGCAGTTAAGACGCCTTCACCAAGAATTAAAGAATTGAAGTTCATGTTAAGTCGTGTGGTTAAGAGCCCCTTATCTCTTCTAGGCAGCGCAATAATAATATTCTATGGGGTTATGGCGCTTATGGCTCCGGTGCTTGCACCTCCTAACCCATCTTGGGATATACAAGGCTATCCGGGAAAGAGTCCTTTTATTATTCCACGTGTTACCTATACGATGCAACCTCAACCTCCAACACCACAAAACCCGTTTGGGCTAACTCCTGAGGGCTATGACATTTACTACGGCTGCGTATGGGGATCAATTACTGCGTTCCGTGTGGGCGTATATGTTGTAGCTTTATCTCTTATAGCTGGTTTATCAATAGGTCTAGTTGCAGGATATTACGGTGGGATAATAGACGAAATTCTGATGCGGTTCACAGATATTATTATCGTATTTCCAGGGCTCATATTGGCAATGGCTTTTGCAATAGCTCTACCTCCATCACTTGCAATTACACTTAGAGAAGTATTACCAATCGCTTCTATCATACTCCTTCTTTTAACTATTACACCACTCCTATCACGCAAGGGAATACGCTGGACATGGATAATATTACAAGATGCAACAATCCTAACTCTTGCTATTTCAATATTGCTTTTTACCAACAACTTGCCAAACATTACACTGTTATCTTTTGAACTTACAAAACTTGATAAAACCTTGATAGCACTAGTTCTCGTCGGCTGGCCAGGCTACACAAGAGTGATACGCGGTGAAGTTTTAAGAGTACGAACAGAAGACTACATAGAAGCCGCAAAAGCTGCAGGATGTTCAGACTTTAGAATAATAATGAGGCACATTTTACCAAACGCGGTTTATCCGGTCTTGATTTTGGCATCACTTGACATTGGCTCCATCGTGTTAACAGCAGCGGCCTTAAGCTTTTTAGGCATTGGTTCTGATCCAAACTTTGCTGATTGGGGGCAGCTTGTACAAAAATCTCAAGATTGGATTAGTTCAGGAAACCTGCTTCCCATATGGTATATCTGGGTAATACCAGGCGCTTTCATATTCGGGTTTTCTCTAGGATGGAATCTACTTGGAGACGCGATAAGAGACATACTAGACCCAACCTTGAGGAGAAGATAA
- a CDS encoding ABC transporter ATP-binding protein → MAGKAETTLKIENLLLRFYTYEGVVEALDGVNLEIKPGEILGLVGETGCGKSVTSLSVMQLVPNPGVIEGGKILYNLNGQIVDLAKQKDDFLRRIRGDEISMVFQEPRAYLNPVYSVEYQIGEVLLQHRKNELIKSALEEIKANHAKKLEIKIKKIEENIESLKMKGEKENKAKIEELTRKIEKLKKEHPRSFTVRIYEKMLRNPNAWSIRILFRIPIVNRFKKWLKFAVRKEVINILRGMQIADPERVVDMYPHELSGGMAQRVMIAMALVCNPTLLICDEPTTNLDVTVQAQILELIRALREQFKSSILYITHDLGVVAQLCERVAVMYAGNVVELADVNSLFREPLHPYAKALLESIPRPGQELRSIPGTVPSLISPPRGCRFHTRCQYAMPICENKKPLFIEVKKDHYVACHLYGGYDK, encoded by the coding sequence ATGGCGGGAAAAGCAGAAACTACTCTGAAAATTGAGAATCTGTTGTTAAGATTCTACACCTATGAAGGTGTAGTTGAAGCATTAGACGGCGTAAACTTGGAGATCAAACCAGGAGAAATATTAGGACTTGTAGGGGAAACTGGATGCGGAAAGAGTGTAACAAGTCTCTCTGTAATGCAACTTGTTCCAAACCCAGGCGTAATTGAAGGAGGAAAAATACTATATAACTTGAATGGGCAAATAGTTGACCTAGCAAAACAAAAGGATGACTTTCTAAGACGCATACGTGGTGATGAAATTTCCATGGTTTTCCAGGAACCGCGAGCATACCTAAACCCAGTATATTCAGTAGAATATCAAATAGGCGAGGTTCTGCTGCAGCACCGAAAGAACGAACTTATAAAAAGTGCGTTGGAAGAAATAAAAGCTAACCATGCTAAAAAATTGGAAATAAAAATAAAGAAAATTGAAGAAAACATTGAGAGTTTGAAGATGAAAGGAGAAAAAGAAAACAAGGCAAAGATTGAAGAATTAACAAGAAAAATTGAGAAACTGAAGAAAGAACATCCTCGAAGTTTCACAGTAAGGATTTATGAAAAAATGCTGCGCAATCCAAACGCTTGGTCCATTAGAATTTTGTTCAGAATACCAATAGTCAATAGATTTAAAAAATGGCTAAAGTTTGCAGTCAGAAAAGAAGTTATCAATATATTACGGGGAATGCAAATAGCTGATCCAGAAAGAGTTGTAGACATGTACCCTCATGAACTTAGTGGCGGAATGGCTCAACGTGTTATGATCGCTATGGCTCTCGTATGCAATCCGACACTTCTAATTTGCGACGAGCCAACAACAAACCTTGATGTTACTGTCCAAGCACAGATTCTCGAACTGATTCGAGCATTAAGAGAACAATTCAAGTCGTCCATACTCTACATAACCCACGATTTAGGAGTAGTCGCTCAACTTTGTGAACGTGTAGCAGTCATGTACGCTGGTAACGTTGTGGAATTGGCAGATGTTAATTCGCTTTTCAGAGAACCGCTTCACCCATATGCTAAGGCCTTGCTTGAATCCATTCCACGACCGGGACAAGAACTCAGATCCATTCCCGGAACTGTGCCAAGCTTGATTAGCCCGCCAAGAGGTTGCCGTTTCCATACACGATGCCAATATGCGATGCCAATATGTGAAAATAAGAAGCCATTGTTCATTGAAGTTAAGAAAGATCATTATGTTGCATGTCATCTTTATGGAGGGTATGACAAGTGA
- a CDS encoding ABC transporter ATP-binding protein codes for MSTFIHVERLKKYYPVLGGVFKRKVAEVKAVDNVTLSIHKGECFGLVGESGCGKTTLGKTILRLLEANAGHIYLNAPESVIKEINALEMQLNEAKKKKAPRKELSLLKRKLKNLCGEYDLVTFKGNKLKNLRRRMQIVYQDPTTSLDPRMLVKDIVAEPLIVQGIAKGAEARERVIKTLESVGLSANQLFRYPHEFSGGQRQRIAVARAIVTHPEFVILDEPTSAVDVSVRAQLLNLFKELQKDLDLTYLFVSHDLSIVEVISNRVAVMYLGKIVEYAPTEEVFKNALHPYSQALIGSVPIPDPSRRKERAPLKGEVPSPINPPSGCRFHPRCPLAMDVCRREEPTLVDVGRSHYVACYAVTG; via the coding sequence GTGAGCACGTTTATTCATGTAGAAAGACTTAAAAAATATTATCCTGTTTTGGGCGGTGTATTTAAGAGAAAAGTTGCTGAGGTTAAAGCTGTAGATAATGTCACACTAAGTATACACAAAGGTGAATGCTTCGGATTAGTAGGCGAATCTGGTTGTGGAAAGACAACACTTGGAAAAACAATATTGCGGCTGCTTGAGGCTAACGCTGGACACATATACTTAAACGCGCCAGAAAGCGTAATTAAAGAAATAAATGCTTTGGAAATGCAACTGAACGAGGCAAAAAAGAAGAAGGCGCCACGAAAAGAGCTATCGTTGCTCAAGAGAAAGTTGAAAAACCTTTGTGGAGAGTATGATTTAGTAACTTTTAAAGGTAATAAACTTAAAAATCTGCGTCGGCGAATGCAAATTGTCTATCAAGATCCTACCACATCGCTTGACCCTAGAATGCTCGTGAAAGATATAGTTGCTGAACCTTTGATAGTACAAGGTATAGCAAAAGGTGCTGAAGCACGCGAACGGGTAATTAAAACCTTGGAAAGTGTAGGGCTAAGTGCAAACCAGTTATTTAGATACCCGCACGAGTTTAGTGGTGGTCAGAGACAGCGTATAGCCGTTGCAAGGGCAATTGTTACGCATCCAGAATTTGTTATTTTGGATGAGCCTACATCTGCGGTTGACGTGTCTGTTAGGGCTCAACTTCTCAATCTTTTTAAAGAGTTGCAGAAGGATCTGGACTTGACATATCTTTTCGTGAGTCATGACCTCAGTATTGTTGAAGTGATTAGCAATAGAGTAGCAGTTATGTATCTGGGCAAGATTGTGGAATATGCTCCAACCGAAGAAGTTTTTAAGAACGCACTACATCCCTACTCCCAAGCTTTAATAGGATCCGTACCTATTCCAGACCCCTCAAGGCGTAAAGAAAGAGCACCTTTAAAGGGAGAAGTTCCTAGTCCAATAAATCCGCCTTCTGGTTGTAGATTCCACCCACGTTGTCCATTAGCTATGGATGTTTGTCGAAGGGAGGAACCAACGCTAGTGGATGTTGGGCGCTCTCATTACGTGGCTTGCTATGCTGTGACCGGCTGA